The Streptomyces sp. NBC_01689 genome includes a window with the following:
- a CDS encoding glycosyltransferase family 4 protein: MTDTTLGRPAADSDRSSLNYMPVQHTALKNAAIIPMSLRSVHFVMPGGVDDASAPSGGNAYDRRVCLDLPGFGWQVHRHAVPGDWPRPAAAARTELARTLAELADDTVVLLDGIVACGVPEIIVPEAERLRLVVLVHLPLGDETGLAPAVAAELDAKERTTLRAVSAVVATSEWAVRRLVAHHGLAPERVHVAAPGADIAPLASGTDGVSRLLCVATVSPRKGQHRLIEALATVTDLPWSCVCVGGLTQDPAYVAQLRGLIEKYGLGDRLHLAGPQAGAELDASYAAADLMVLTSYAETYGMAVTEALARGIPVLATDVGGLPEAVGRAPDGGVPGILVPPENPAALAVELRGWFGEADVRRRLKAAARGRRASLDGWAATARSLAGVLARLPQEPRRAA; the protein is encoded by the coding sequence GTGACCGACACCACCCTCGGCAGGCCGGCCGCGGACAGCGACCGGTCGTCCCTGAACTACATGCCGGTGCAGCACACCGCTCTCAAGAATGCGGCGATCATCCCCATGTCCCTGCGCTCCGTACACTTCGTGATGCCGGGCGGCGTCGACGACGCGTCCGCGCCCAGTGGCGGCAACGCCTACGACCGGCGGGTCTGTCTGGACCTCCCAGGCTTCGGCTGGCAGGTCCACCGGCACGCGGTCCCGGGCGACTGGCCGCGGCCCGCGGCTGCCGCCCGCACCGAACTCGCCCGCACCCTGGCCGAGCTGGCGGACGACACGGTCGTCCTCCTCGACGGCATCGTCGCCTGCGGCGTCCCCGAGATCATCGTCCCCGAGGCCGAACGGCTGCGCCTCGTCGTGCTGGTGCACCTGCCGCTCGGCGACGAGACCGGCCTCGCGCCGGCCGTCGCCGCCGAGCTGGACGCGAAGGAACGCACCACCCTGCGGGCCGTGTCGGCCGTCGTCGCCACCAGCGAGTGGGCGGTCCGCCGGCTCGTAGCCCACCACGGACTCGCCCCCGAGCGGGTGCATGTCGCCGCTCCCGGCGCCGACATCGCCCCGCTCGCCTCCGGCACCGACGGCGTCTCGCGGCTCCTGTGCGTCGCGACGGTCAGCCCGCGCAAGGGCCAGCACCGGCTGATCGAGGCCCTCGCCACCGTCACCGACCTGCCCTGGAGCTGCGTCTGCGTCGGCGGACTCACCCAGGACCCGGCGTACGTGGCCCAACTGCGCGGCCTCATCGAGAAGTACGGCCTCGGCGACCGGCTGCACCTGGCCGGCCCGCAGGCGGGCGCGGAGCTCGACGCCAGCTACGCCGCGGCCGACCTCATGGTCCTCACCTCGTACGCCGAGACGTACGGCATGGCCGTCACCGAGGCGCTCGCCCGGGGCATTCCGGTGCTCGCGACGGATGTCGGCGGACTGCCCGAAGCGGTCGGGCGCGCGCCCGACGGCGGGGTGCCCGGCATCCTCGTCCCCCCGGAGAACCCGGCCGCGCTGGCCGTGGAACTGCGCGGCTGGTTCGGCGAGGCCGACGTCCGCCGCCGGCTCAAGGCGGCCGCCCGCGGCAGGCGCGCCTCGCTGGACGGCTGGGCCGCCACGGCCCGCAGCCTGGCGGGCGTACTGGCACGGCTTCCGCAGGAACCCCGGAGGGCGGCATGA
- a CDS encoding NtaA/DmoA family FMN-dependent monooxygenase (This protein belongs to a clade of FMN-dependent monooxygenases, within a broader family of flavin-dependent oxidoreductases, the luciferase-like monooxygenase (LMM) family, some of whose members use coenzyme F420 rather than FMN.): MSTSQDKPRKRIHLAAHFPGVNNTTVWSDPEAGSHIEFSSFAHFARTAERAKFDFLFLAEGLRLREQGGLIYDLDVVGRPDTFTVLTALAAVTEHLGLTGTINSTFNEPYEVARQFASLDHLSGGRAAWNVVTSWDAFTGENFRRGGFLAQEDRYSRAKEFLSTANELFDAWHGDEIVADQESGVFLRDAKAGAFAHQGRHFDIQGRFNVPRSPQGRPVVFQAGDSEEGREFAAADADAIFSRYATLEEGQAFYTDVKRRLARYGRTPDQLLILPAATFVLGDTDAEAEELSREVRRQQVSGATAIRHLEFVWNRDLSGYDPDGPLPDIDPDLGEHTIARGRAQVRMYRDPLATAREWRERAAANKWSIRDLVIETGNRQAFVGSPATVAETIDRFVQADASDGFILVPHLTPGGLDTFADTVVPLLQERGVFRTEYEGTTLRDHLGLAHPDAGSAADRVAS, from the coding sequence ATGAGCACGTCACAGGACAAGCCCCGCAAGCGGATCCACCTCGCGGCACACTTCCCCGGCGTCAACAACACCACCGTCTGGAGCGACCCGGAGGCCGGCAGCCACATCGAGTTCAGCTCGTTCGCGCACTTCGCGCGGACCGCCGAACGCGCGAAATTCGACTTCCTCTTCCTCGCCGAGGGACTGCGGCTGCGCGAACAGGGCGGCCTCATCTACGACTTGGACGTCGTGGGACGCCCCGACACCTTCACCGTACTCACCGCGCTCGCCGCCGTCACCGAACACCTCGGCCTGACCGGCACCATCAACTCCACCTTCAACGAGCCCTACGAGGTGGCCCGTCAGTTCGCCAGCCTCGACCACCTCTCCGGCGGACGCGCCGCCTGGAACGTCGTCACCTCCTGGGACGCCTTCACCGGGGAGAACTTCCGCCGCGGAGGGTTCCTGGCGCAGGAGGACCGCTACTCCCGGGCGAAGGAGTTCCTGTCCACCGCGAACGAGCTCTTCGACGCCTGGCACGGGGACGAGATCGTCGCCGACCAGGAGAGCGGAGTCTTCCTGCGCGACGCGAAGGCCGGAGCCTTCGCGCACCAGGGCCGGCACTTCGACATCCAGGGGCGGTTCAACGTGCCGCGCAGTCCGCAGGGCCGCCCCGTCGTCTTCCAGGCCGGGGACTCCGAGGAGGGCCGCGAGTTCGCCGCCGCGGACGCCGACGCGATCTTCAGCCGGTACGCCACCCTCGAGGAGGGCCAGGCGTTCTACACGGACGTCAAGCGCCGGCTCGCCCGCTACGGGCGGACCCCCGACCAGCTGCTGATCCTGCCCGCCGCCACCTTCGTGCTCGGGGACACCGACGCCGAGGCGGAGGAGCTCTCCCGCGAGGTGCGCCGCCAACAGGTCAGCGGCGCCACGGCGATCAGGCACCTGGAGTTCGTCTGGAACCGTGACCTGTCCGGGTACGACCCGGACGGCCCCCTCCCCGACATCGACCCCGACCTCGGCGAGCACACCATCGCCCGGGGCCGCGCCCAGGTGCGGATGTACCGGGACCCGCTGGCCACCGCCCGGGAGTGGCGCGAGCGGGCCGCCGCCAACAAGTGGTCCATCCGGGACCTGGTCATCGAGACCGGCAACCGGCAGGCGTTCGTCGGCTCACCGGCCACCGTGGCCGAGACGATCGACCGCTTCGTGCAGGCCGACGCCTCCGACGGCTTCATCCTCGTCCCGCACCTCACCCCCGGCGGCCTCGACACCTTCGCCGACACCGTGGTCCCGCTGCTCCAGGAGCGCGGCGTCTTCCGTACGGAGTACGAGGGCACCACCCTCCGCGACCACCTGGGCCTCGCCCACCCCGACGCCGGTTCGGCGGCCGACCGGGTGGCGTCCTGA
- a CDS encoding amino acid ABC transporter permease, whose protein sequence is MSESLGSAVPLGTAEPPPAPVAEPRPYAAQRVRPLRRPGRWIVSAAVLVLVAQIVHGLATNPFFQWDRFQYWFLRPTIVDGLLITLEVTLYSALSGQLGGVLLALARLSRSPVLRAVSWVYIWLFRSVPLIVVLLFLYNFSALYRTLSLGVPFGPAFLTFDESRLATDMAVAVVGLSLNEAAYAAEVVRGGILSVDQGQHEAAAALGLPKGYQFTRIVLPQALRSIVPNYVNQLIGLIKGTSLVFYVSLLDLFGSVQSMGSTYPGDIVPLLLVATVWYLILTSVVSVVQFHVERYYSRGALRTLPPTPLRRLRTGLRDLRARIRKEAAR, encoded by the coding sequence ATGAGTGAATCCCTGGGCTCCGCCGTGCCGTTGGGCACGGCGGAGCCGCCCCCCGCTCCCGTGGCCGAACCGAGGCCGTACGCGGCGCAACGGGTACGGCCGCTGCGCCGGCCGGGCCGCTGGATCGTCTCGGCGGCCGTGCTGGTCCTGGTCGCGCAGATCGTCCACGGCCTGGCGACCAACCCGTTCTTCCAATGGGACAGGTTCCAGTACTGGTTCCTGCGGCCCACGATCGTCGACGGCTTGCTGATCACCCTCGAAGTGACCCTCTACAGCGCCCTTTCGGGCCAGCTGGGCGGTGTCCTGCTCGCGCTTGCACGGCTCTCCCGGAGTCCGGTGCTGCGCGCCGTGAGCTGGGTCTACATCTGGCTCTTCCGCTCGGTCCCGCTCATCGTCGTCCTGCTCTTCCTGTACAACTTCTCAGCCCTGTACCGGACGTTGAGCCTCGGCGTGCCGTTCGGTCCCGCCTTCCTCACCTTCGACGAGTCCCGGCTCGCCACCGACATGGCCGTCGCGGTCGTCGGGCTGAGCCTCAACGAGGCGGCGTACGCGGCCGAGGTGGTACGGGGCGGCATCCTCTCCGTCGACCAGGGCCAGCACGAGGCGGCGGCCGCGCTCGGTCTGCCGAAGGGCTACCAGTTCACGAGGATCGTGCTCCCCCAGGCCCTGCGCTCCATCGTTCCCAACTACGTGAACCAGTTGATCGGCCTGATCAAGGGCACCTCCCTGGTGTTCTACGTCTCCCTGCTCGATCTCTTCGGCTCGGTGCAGAGCATGGGCAGCACCTACCCCGGCGACATCGTGCCGCTGCTGCTGGTCGCCACCGTCTGGTACCTGATCCTCACCAGCGTCGTGTCGGTCGTCCAGTTCCACGTCGAGCGGTACTACTCGCGGGGTGCGCTGCGCACGCTCCCGCCCACCCCACTGCGGAGACTCCGCACCGGTCTGCGCGACCTGCGGGCCCGGATCCGGAAGGAGGCGGCACGGTGA
- a CDS encoding LLM class flavin-dependent oxidoreductase has translation MSSSSPSPQTPSSSPVSASSGLLHLAVALDGAGWHPAAWREPVARPHDLLTAAYWTDLITEAERGLLDLVTIEDAFGLQSSRADGPDDRTDQVRGRLDAVLIAARVAPLTSHIGLVPTVVATHTEPFHVSKAIATLDYVSTGRAGVRVQVSPRQNEAAHFGRRTFPPFRPEDLDTPAVRELTAELFDEAADHVEAVRRLWDSWEDDAEIRDVATGRFVDRDRLHYVDFEGRHFSVKGPSITPRPPQGQPPVSALAHASAAGAPFRLLGRSTDIGYVTPHDTGQARAIVTAVRAEQDAAGRSGEPLHLFGDLVVFLDDDPAAAAARRERLDTLAGRPYTSDARIFTGTPAQLADLLQELQTAGLSGFRLRPAVAGHDLPAITRGLVPELQRRGAFRRSYEAGTLRGLLGLSRPANRYAATARSGGTHS, from the coding sequence GTGTCCTCGTCATCCCCCTCCCCACAGACCCCTTCTTCCTCCCCTGTCTCCGCTTCCTCCGGCCTGCTGCACCTCGCGGTCGCGCTCGACGGCGCCGGCTGGCATCCGGCCGCGTGGCGCGAACCGGTGGCCCGCCCCCACGATCTGCTCACCGCCGCCTACTGGACGGACCTGATCACCGAGGCGGAGCGCGGCCTGCTCGACCTCGTGACCATCGAGGACGCCTTCGGCCTCCAGTCCTCGCGGGCCGACGGCCCCGACGACCGCACCGACCAGGTACGCGGCCGTCTGGACGCCGTCCTGATCGCGGCCCGCGTCGCACCGCTCACCAGCCACATAGGACTGGTGCCGACCGTAGTGGCCACCCACACAGAGCCGTTCCATGTGTCCAAGGCGATCGCCACCCTCGACTATGTGAGCACCGGGCGGGCCGGTGTACGGGTGCAGGTCTCGCCGCGCCAGAACGAGGCCGCGCACTTCGGCCGCCGTACGTTCCCCCCGTTCCGTCCGGAGGACCTGGACACCCCCGCCGTGCGGGAACTGACCGCCGAGCTCTTCGACGAGGCGGCCGACCACGTCGAGGCGGTCCGCAGGCTCTGGGACAGCTGGGAGGACGACGCGGAGATCCGGGACGTCGCCACCGGCCGCTTCGTCGACCGCGACAGACTGCACTACGTGGACTTCGAGGGCAGGCACTTCAGCGTCAAGGGCCCCTCGATCACCCCACGCCCGCCGCAGGGCCAGCCCCCGGTCAGCGCCCTCGCCCACGCGTCGGCGGCCGGCGCGCCCTTCCGTCTGCTCGGCCGCTCCACCGACATCGGCTACGTCACCCCTCACGACACCGGGCAGGCCCGCGCGATCGTCACCGCGGTCCGGGCCGAACAGGACGCCGCGGGACGCTCCGGCGAACCCCTGCACCTCTTCGGCGACCTGGTGGTGTTCCTGGACGACGATCCCGCCGCGGCGGCGGCCCGCCGCGAACGCCTCGACACCCTCGCCGGCCGGCCGTACACCAGCGACGCCCGGATCTTCACCGGAACCCCGGCCCAACTCGCGGATCTGCTGCAGGAGTTGCAGACAGCCGGACTGTCCGGCTTCCGGCTGCGCCCGGCGGTCGCCGGCCACGACCTGCCGGCGATCACCCGGGGCCTGGTCCCGGAACTCCAACGCCGCGGCGCCTTCCGGCGGTCGTACGAGGCCGGCACCCTGCGCGGGCTGCTCGGGCTCTCCCGCCCCGCCAACCGCTACGCCGCCACCGCCCGTTCCGGAGGGACCCACTCATGA
- a CDS encoding 6-pyruvoyl trahydropterin synthase family protein encodes MFSITVRDHLMIAHSFRGEVFGPAQRLHGATFLVDATFRRAELDDDNIVVDIGLATQELGAVVSALNYRNLDNEPDFKNTNTSTEFLAKVVADRLAERVHAGALGEGAHGLSGITVTLHESHIAWASYERDL; translated from the coding sequence TTGTTCAGCATCACCGTCCGCGATCACCTGATGATCGCCCACAGCTTCCGTGGCGAGGTCTTCGGCCCCGCGCAGCGCCTGCACGGAGCGACGTTCCTGGTGGACGCCACGTTTCGCCGTGCCGAACTGGACGACGACAACATCGTCGTCGACATCGGTCTGGCCACCCAGGAACTCGGCGCCGTCGTGAGCGCGTTGAACTACCGCAACCTCGACAACGAGCCGGACTTCAAGAACACGAACACCTCGACGGAGTTCCTGGCCAAGGTCGTCGCCGACCGCCTCGCCGAGCGCGTGCACGCGGGAGCGCTGGGCGAGGGCGCGCACGGACTCTCGGGCATCACGGTCACCCTGCACGAGTCGCACATCGCGTGGGCGAGTTACGAGCGTGACCTGTGA
- a CDS encoding amino acid ABC transporter ATP-binding protein, whose translation MSAETAEHLDGRPAAVEVHDVHKWYGNQRVLNGVRLTVRPGEVTVVLGPSGSGKSTLLRVINHLEKPEIGHVRVNGEPIGVREHGGRLRELSERSILAQRGRIGFVFQNFNLFPHLTVLDNVAAAPVATGRLGRPEARKLARTLLGRVGLADKTAAFPLQLSGGQQQRVAIARALALRPGVILFDEPTSALDPELVGEVLAVIKDLATSGTTLVIVTHEIGFAREVADRVVFMDAGRIVEQGPPAQVLDRPAHERTRDFLSKVL comes from the coding sequence GTGAGCGCCGAGACCGCGGAGCACCTGGACGGCCGGCCCGCGGCGGTCGAGGTGCACGACGTGCACAAGTGGTACGGGAACCAACGGGTGCTGAACGGGGTGCGGTTGACCGTCCGGCCCGGCGAGGTCACCGTGGTCCTCGGGCCCTCCGGCTCCGGCAAGTCCACGCTCCTCAGGGTGATCAACCATCTGGAGAAGCCCGAGATCGGACACGTCCGTGTGAACGGCGAACCGATCGGTGTACGGGAGCACGGCGGCCGGCTGAGGGAACTGAGCGAGCGGTCCATCCTCGCCCAGCGCGGCCGGATCGGGTTCGTCTTCCAGAACTTCAACCTGTTCCCGCACCTGACGGTGCTGGACAACGTGGCCGCCGCGCCCGTCGCCACCGGCCGGCTGGGCAGGCCCGAAGCCCGGAAGCTGGCGCGCACCCTCTTGGGCCGGGTCGGGCTCGCCGACAAGACCGCCGCCTTTCCCCTGCAGTTGTCCGGCGGGCAGCAGCAGAGGGTGGCCATCGCGCGTGCCCTCGCGCTGCGTCCCGGAGTCATCCTCTTCGACGAACCCACCTCCGCGCTCGACCCCGAACTCGTCGGCGAGGTCCTCGCCGTCATCAAGGACCTGGCGACCAGCGGCACCACCCTCGTCATCGTCACCCACGAGATCGGCTTCGCCCGTGAGGTCGCCGACCGGGTGGTCTTCATGGACGCCGGCCGGATCGTCGAACAGGGGCCGCCCGCCCAGGTCCTCGACCGTCCGGCACACGAGCGGACCAGGGACTTCCTGAGCAAGGTCCTCTGA
- a CDS encoding ABC transporter substrate-binding protein translates to MRTPTRTPDRSSRSLLPDRPRGLRTGLLRGLTVSTVAAALATGLTACGGESDAATTGGAAPGTVTVGALSNGAARRTDLEVTEVKAISAELPKEVARKGRLVIGVGALPAGFPPLAYVGQDQKTLTGAEPDLGRLVAAVLGLKPEVKNSTWENLFVGIDSGKVDVAFSNVTDTEERKKKYEFASYRQDNLAFEVRKKSTWNFGDDYRKLAGLTVAVSAGTNQEKILLEWKAKLAAEGKKLTVKYYQDNNATALALTSGRIDASFGPNPGIAYHITQTARTPEPTRNAGTFSGAGATLQGLIAATAKKGSGLAKPVADAIDHLIKSGRYAQWLAAWHLSNEAVDTARVDPPGLPLDNS, encoded by the coding sequence ATGCGCACCCCGACCCGCACCCCTGACCGCAGCAGCCGCAGCCTCCTCCCCGACCGCCCCCGCGGGCTCCGTACCGGACTCCTCCGCGGCCTGACCGTGTCCACCGTGGCCGCCGCCCTCGCCACCGGGCTCACCGCGTGCGGCGGCGAGAGCGACGCCGCCACCACGGGAGGCGCGGCCCCCGGCACCGTCACCGTGGGCGCGCTCTCCAACGGCGCCGCCCGCCGGACCGACCTCGAGGTGACCGAGGTCAAGGCCATCAGCGCCGAGCTGCCCAAGGAGGTGGCGAGGAAGGGCAGGCTGGTCATCGGGGTGGGCGCGCTGCCCGCCGGGTTCCCGCCACTGGCCTACGTGGGCCAGGACCAGAAGACCCTCACCGGTGCCGAACCCGACCTCGGCCGGCTGGTCGCCGCGGTCCTCGGCCTGAAGCCGGAGGTGAAGAACTCGACCTGGGAGAACCTCTTCGTCGGCATCGACAGCGGCAAGGTCGACGTCGCCTTCTCGAACGTCACCGACACCGAGGAGCGCAAGAAGAAGTACGAGTTCGCCTCCTACCGGCAGGACAACCTCGCCTTCGAGGTGCGGAAGAAGAGCACCTGGAACTTCGGCGACGACTACCGGAAACTGGCCGGCCTGACCGTCGCGGTGAGCGCCGGTACCAATCAGGAGAAGATCCTGCTGGAGTGGAAGGCGAAGCTGGCGGCGGAGGGCAAGAAGCTCACCGTCAAGTACTACCAGGACAACAACGCCACGGCCCTCGCCCTGACCAGCGGGAGGATCGACGCCTCCTTCGGGCCCAACCCCGGTATCGCGTACCACATCACCCAGACCGCGAGGACGCCCGAACCGACGCGCAACGCTGGCACGTTCTCCGGCGCGGGCGCGACGCTCCAGGGCCTGATCGCGGCCACCGCGAAGAAGGGCAGCGGGCTCGCCAAGCCGGTCGCCGACGCCATCGACCACCTGATCAAGAGCGGTCGGTACGCGCAGTGGCTCGCCGCGTGGCACCTCTCCAACGAGGCGGTCGACACCGCCCGGGTCGACCCGCCGGGGCTGCCCCTCGACAACTCCTGA
- a CDS encoding putative leader peptide, with translation MTGTGTSGLTRRLHIDLQRVSSAY, from the coding sequence ATGACCGGAACGGGCACGAGCGGTCTGACCAGACGCCTGCACATCGATCTGCAGCGGGTCTCCAGCGCCTACTAG
- a CDS encoding CDP-alcohol phosphatidyltransferase family protein — protein MALNNTYDARLLAQETTVGAGVQLLVLALLGTAIGMGPAGWLTGLAFAIATWAVLTRALRRSRPRSFGPANRVTLGRAILVGGVTALVADSFQSSPPVTLLVGLTAVALILDGVDGKVARRTGTSTALGARFDMEVDAFLILVLSVYVSMSLGPWVLLIGTMRYVFVAAARVLPWLNAALPHSMARKTVAALQGIVLLVAGAGIMPREADAATVLLALALLVWSFGRDIVWLCRHRHQHPREQRQTVRELAEVG, from the coding sequence GTGGCCCTGAACAACACGTACGACGCGAGGCTCCTGGCTCAGGAGACCACGGTGGGAGCGGGTGTGCAGCTCCTGGTCCTGGCTCTGCTGGGCACGGCGATCGGGATGGGGCCCGCGGGCTGGCTGACCGGCCTGGCCTTCGCGATCGCCACCTGGGCGGTCCTGACCCGCGCCCTGCGCCGCTCCCGGCCCCGCTCCTTCGGACCGGCCAATCGGGTGACCCTCGGCCGCGCGATCCTGGTCGGCGGGGTCACCGCGCTGGTCGCGGACTCCTTCCAGAGCTCGCCCCCGGTCACCCTGCTCGTCGGTCTCACGGCGGTCGCCCTGATCCTCGACGGGGTCGACGGGAAGGTCGCGCGCCGCACCGGCACCTCGACCGCCCTCGGCGCGCGTTTCGACATGGAGGTCGACGCGTTCCTGATCCTCGTGCTCAGCGTGTACGTGTCGATGTCGCTCGGTCCCTGGGTGCTGCTGATCGGCACCATGAGGTACGTGTTCGTGGCCGCGGCCCGGGTCCTCCCGTGGCTGAACGCGGCGCTGCCGCACAGCATGGCCCGCAAGACCGTGGCGGCCCTCCAGGGGATCGTGCTGCTCGTCGCCGGCGCCGGGATCATGCCGCGGGAGGCGGACGCCGCCACGGTGCTGCTGGCGCTCGCGCTGCTGGTCTGGTCGTTCGGCCGCGACATCGTGTGGCTGTGCCGCCACCGCCACCAGCACCCGCGGGAGCAGCGGCAGACCGTGCGCGAGCTCGCCGAGGTGGGCTGA
- a CDS encoding putative leader peptide — protein sequence MVLTPRRRVRLHSRPHIDLQRVAGALCRP from the coding sequence ATGGTGCTCACCCCGCGCCGTCGTGTTCGTCTCCACTCCCGGCCGCACATCGATCTGCAGCGCGTGGCCGGCGCGCTCTGTCGTCCCTGA
- a CDS encoding zinc-dependent alcohol dehydrogenase, whose protein sequence is MELTARAFWLGSPGRGEIREVALSAPEEGEVLVRTLYSGVSRGTESLVFRGGVPESQHASMRAPFQDGDFPGPVKYGYLSVGQVEEGPAGLMGRTVFCLYPHQTRYVVPVSAVTVVPDSVPAARAVLAGTVETAVNALWDAAPLVGDRIAVIGGGMVGCSVAALLARFPGVRVQLVDADPTRAGIARALGVDFALPGEAAGECDLVVHASATEAGLTRALELLAREGTVLEMSWYGDRRVSLPLGEAFHSRRLVVRSSQVGSVSPAARPGRTYADRLALALELLAEPAFDALVTGECDFAELPGVMAKLASGSIPGLCHRVVYDRV, encoded by the coding sequence ATGGAACTCACAGCTCGCGCGTTCTGGCTGGGCTCGCCCGGCCGCGGCGAGATACGCGAGGTGGCCCTGTCGGCCCCCGAGGAGGGCGAGGTGCTCGTGCGCACGCTCTACTCCGGAGTCAGCCGGGGCACCGAGTCCCTCGTCTTCCGTGGCGGCGTGCCGGAAAGTCAGCATGCTTCGATGCGTGCACCGTTCCAGGACGGGGATTTCCCCGGACCGGTGAAATACGGCTATCTGAGCGTCGGCCAGGTGGAGGAAGGCCCGGCGGGGCTGATGGGCAGGACGGTGTTCTGCCTGTATCCGCACCAGACGCGGTACGTCGTCCCGGTGAGCGCCGTGACGGTCGTGCCGGACTCGGTGCCCGCCGCCCGCGCCGTCCTCGCCGGGACGGTGGAGACCGCGGTGAACGCCCTGTGGGACGCCGCCCCGCTGGTCGGCGACCGGATCGCGGTGATCGGCGGCGGCATGGTCGGCTGCTCCGTCGCCGCTCTTCTGGCCCGCTTCCCGGGCGTCCGGGTCCAGCTCGTCGACGCCGATCCCACCCGGGCCGGCATCGCCCGCGCCCTCGGCGTCGACTTCGCGCTGCCCGGCGAGGCCGCCGGCGAATGCGACCTCGTCGTGCACGCCAGCGCCACGGAGGCCGGACTCACCCGGGCGCTGGAACTCCTCGCCCGCGAGGGGACGGTCCTGGAGATGAGCTGGTACGGGGACCGGCGGGTCAGCCTGCCGCTGGGGGAGGCGTTCCACTCCCGCCGCCTGGTCGTGCGCAGCAGCCAGGTGGGTTCCGTTTCACCGGCGGCCCGGCCCGGCCGGACCTACGCCGACCGGCTCGCGCTCGCCCTCGAACTGCTCGCCGAGCCCGCCTTCGACGCACTCGTCACCGGAGAGTGCGACTTCGCGGAACTGCCCGGCGTGATGGCGAAACTCGCCTCCGGATCGATACCGGGGCTGTGCCACCGAGTCGTCTACGACCGGGTTTGA
- a CDS encoding glutathione S-transferase family protein: MPETASLGPSAAASPCSSTAPSPSPVPGTVVAGPPRGTAPLRGHRIRSRIGVGPAGGFYPAPHRYQLYLSEDCPRSLRISITLGLLGLRDSVTSTLLTAPSGTPDARAALRAAYEATWHHYDGPLTAPALCDRWSGRIVSNHTPDILRDLGELPGCRGDGGHPRLHPPALAADIDALRVLLHRNLTPAAAPAARSAALASLDRRLAAHAYVLGDELTAADVDLWVALVRLGAGDALSPYGRLREYVAGLGARPAFRDAGLRG; the protein is encoded by the coding sequence ATGCCCGAGACAGCCTCGCTCGGTCCGTCCGCCGCCGCCTCCCCCTGCTCCTCGACCGCGCCCTCACCCTCACCCGTGCCGGGGACCGTCGTCGCCGGGCCTCCCCGGGGCACGGCACCCCTGCGCGGGCACCGGATCCGCAGCCGCATCGGGGTCGGTCCGGCCGGCGGTTTCTACCCGGCGCCGCACCGCTATCAGCTGTACCTCTCCGAGGACTGTCCGCGCTCGCTGCGCATCTCGATCACCCTCGGCCTGCTGGGTCTGCGGGACTCGGTCACCTCCACCCTGCTGACGGCGCCGTCCGGAACGCCGGACGCCCGCGCCGCGCTGCGGGCCGCGTACGAGGCCACCTGGCACCACTACGACGGTCCGCTCACCGCGCCGGCGCTCTGCGACCGCTGGAGCGGGCGCATCGTCAGCAACCACACGCCCGACATCCTGCGCGACCTCGGAGAGCTTCCGGGCTGTCGCGGCGACGGCGGGCACCCCCGGCTGCACCCGCCGGCCCTCGCCGCGGACATCGACGCCCTGCGCGTCCTCCTGCACCGGAATCTCACCCCGGCGGCGGCGCCGGCGGCGCGGTCGGCCGCGCTCGCCTCGCTGGACCGTCGGCTCGCCGCGCACGCGTACGTGCTGGGCGACGAGTTGACGGCGGCCGACGTCGACCTGTGGGTCGCTCTCGTCCGCCTCGGTGCCGGCGACGCCCTCTCCCCGTACGGCCGGCTGCGGGAGTACGTCGCCGGGCTGGGCGCCCGTCCGGCGTTCCGTGACGCGGGGCTCCGGGGCTGA